A section of the Marinoscillum sp. 108 genome encodes:
- a CDS encoding efflux RND transporter permease subunit, which translates to MFSQIIHRPVFAIVISVIIVFVGSLAIKQLPISQFPQIAPTTVSIFIAYPGSSADVLVKSTLITLENSINGVQGMRYMATDATSAGEATISVIFEPGTDPNQAVIRVKTRVDQVMPLLPELVQREGVIITPIQPSMLMYVNLYSEGEDMDEKFLYNYANVKMIPEINRISGVARTQILGSRTYAMRIWLNPDRMRAYNISIDEVMEALGEQSIIGRPGRIGQSSGIAAQSLEYVLTYKGRFNKPEEYEGIIIRANAEGESIHLKDIGWAELGSEFFDIYSNLDGHPSAAIVLKQNYGSNASEVIEDVKAKLEEMRADFPPGMDYKISYDVSKFLDASIEQVTHTLRDAFVLVALVVFLFLGDWRSTLIPILAVPVSLIGAFFVIQMFGLSINLVTLFALVLAIGIVVDDAIVVVEAVHAKMEEENLSPYNAVRKVMGEISGAIIAITMVMVSVFLPISFMTGPVGTFYRQFSITMASSIVISALVALTLTPVLCAILLKNNHGQPRKKNLLNKVLDKFNSGFDRLTGKYTGLLRVIVNKRALTFVILFVFGLGILFENHILPAGFIPSEDQGTIYAIIQTPPGATLERTNQVSQKLQKICEEIEGVESVSSLAGYEIMTEGRGSNAGTCLINLKTWSEREHSVTEIMEELEEKSKGLGAIVEFFEPPAIPGFGSSGGFSMRLLDKTTDTDYQEFDKINKQFMDDLSKRPELTGLFTFFAANYPQYELVIDNELAMQKGVSIGSAMENLNILIGSTYEQGFIRFGRFFKVYVQSAPEFRRLPSDILKLFVKNDHGEMVPYSSFMKIEKKQGPNEVTRYNMYNSAAIRGLPAKGYTTAEGIQAIREVASETLPKGYDIAWEGLSYDEARRGNESLYIFIIVLAFVYLVLAAQYESFILPLAVIFSLPVGVFGSFFMLKLMGLDNDIYAQIGLIMLVGLLGKNAVLIVEFAVQKHRHGATIFEAAIEGAKVRFRPILMTSFAFIAGLIPLVIATGAGAIGNRTIGSSALGGMLLGTIFGVIIIPGLYYIFGSLADGRQMIRDEYDRPLSEVPQHKKSNENDHSA; encoded by the coding sequence ATGTTTAGTCAAATCATACATAGGCCGGTTTTTGCCATTGTCATTTCGGTCATTATCGTTTTTGTAGGTTCACTGGCCATCAAGCAGTTACCTATTTCGCAATTTCCCCAAATTGCCCCGACTACCGTAAGTATTTTCATTGCTTACCCCGGATCCAGTGCCGATGTGCTGGTGAAGTCTACACTGATCACCCTGGAAAACTCCATCAACGGTGTGCAGGGTATGAGGTATATGGCCACTGATGCTACCAGTGCAGGAGAGGCCACCATTAGTGTTATTTTCGAGCCGGGTACGGATCCCAATCAGGCCGTCATCAGGGTGAAGACCAGGGTGGATCAGGTGATGCCGCTGCTGCCGGAGCTGGTGCAGCGAGAGGGCGTTATTATCACCCCTATCCAGCCCAGTATGCTCATGTATGTCAACCTCTACAGTGAGGGCGAGGACATGGATGAGAAGTTTCTGTACAACTACGCCAACGTGAAAATGATCCCCGAAATCAACAGGATCAGCGGGGTGGCCAGGACACAGATATTGGGTAGCCGTACCTATGCCATGCGTATCTGGCTCAATCCGGATCGCATGCGGGCCTACAATATTTCCATCGATGAAGTAATGGAAGCTCTGGGTGAGCAGAGTATCATTGGCCGCCCGGGAAGGATCGGTCAGAGCTCCGGTATTGCTGCTCAGTCGCTGGAGTATGTGCTTACTTACAAGGGCCGATTCAATAAGCCTGAGGAGTACGAAGGGATCATTATTCGTGCCAATGCAGAGGGCGAAAGCATACACCTGAAGGACATAGGCTGGGCTGAGCTGGGTAGTGAATTTTTCGATATCTACTCCAATCTGGATGGTCATCCTTCGGCCGCCATTGTATTGAAACAAAACTACGGGAGTAATGCCAGTGAGGTGATTGAAGATGTGAAAGCAAAGCTGGAAGAGATGAGGGCTGATTTTCCTCCCGGAATGGATTACAAGATCAGCTATGACGTCTCTAAATTCCTGGATGCTTCTATCGAGCAGGTGACGCATACGCTGCGTGATGCATTTGTGCTGGTAGCCCTGGTGGTATTTCTATTCCTCGGCGATTGGCGATCTACCCTCATCCCGATTCTGGCCGTTCCGGTATCGTTGATCGGAGCCTTCTTTGTGATACAGATGTTTGGGCTTTCCATCAACCTGGTCACGCTCTTTGCACTGGTACTGGCCATTGGTATAGTGGTGGATGATGCCATTGTGGTGGTGGAGGCCGTCCATGCCAAAATGGAAGAAGAGAACCTGTCGCCGTACAATGCGGTGAGGAAAGTGATGGGAGAGATCAGCGGAGCCATCATCGCCATTACCATGGTGATGGTATCAGTGTTCTTGCCTATTTCCTTCATGACAGGTCCAGTGGGTACCTTTTACCGACAATTCTCCATCACCATGGCGAGTTCCATCGTGATTTCGGCCTTGGTAGCACTCACGCTCACACCGGTGCTCTGCGCTATACTGCTGAAAAACAACCACGGACAACCGCGTAAGAAAAACCTGCTGAACAAAGTGCTGGATAAGTTTAACAGCGGGTTTGACAGGCTGACCGGAAAGTATACAGGTCTGCTGCGCGTGATCGTGAATAAAAGGGCGCTCACTTTCGTGATCCTGTTCGTCTTTGGTCTGGGAATTCTCTTTGAAAATCATATCCTGCCAGCTGGTTTTATTCCGAGTGAGGACCAGGGCACTATCTATGCCATTATCCAAACTCCTCCCGGGGCTACATTGGAAAGAACCAATCAGGTGTCTCAGAAACTCCAGAAAATCTGTGAGGAAATAGAGGGAGTGGAGTCCGTGTCTTCTTTGGCGGGCTATGAGATCATGACCGAAGGGCGGGGCTCCAATGCAGGTACCTGTCTCATTAACCTGAAGACCTGGTCTGAACGTGAGCATTCTGTAACGGAAATCATGGAAGAGCTGGAGGAGAAATCGAAAGGCCTCGGGGCCATTGTGGAGTTCTTCGAGCCGCCGGCCATCCCTGGTTTTGGATCTTCCGGTGGATTCTCCATGCGATTGTTGGACAAAACCACCGATACGGACTATCAGGAGTTTGATAAAATCAATAAGCAGTTCATGGATGACCTGAGCAAGCGGCCTGAGCTTACCGGTCTGTTTACCTTCTTCGCTGCGAACTACCCTCAGTATGAGTTGGTGATAGACAATGAGCTGGCCATGCAAAAAGGGGTTTCGATCGGGAGTGCCATGGAAAATCTGAACATCCTGATAGGCAGTACCTATGAGCAGGGGTTTATTCGTTTTGGACGTTTCTTCAAAGTGTATGTCCAGTCTGCTCCCGAATTCAGAAGACTTCCTTCTGATATCCTGAAGCTCTTTGTCAAGAATGATCATGGGGAGATGGTGCCTTATTCTTCATTTATGAAAATAGAGAAGAAGCAGGGCCCCAATGAAGTGACCCGATACAATATGTACAATTCGGCAGCTATCCGTGGATTGCCCGCAAAGGGGTATACCACCGCTGAGGGGATTCAGGCCATTCGCGAAGTGGCCAGCGAAACCCTGCCAAAGGGCTACGACATAGCCTGGGAGGGGCTTTCATACGATGAAGCCAGAAGGGGGAATGAGTCCCTTTACATCTTCATTATCGTTTTGGCCTTTGTTTATCTGGTGCTGGCAGCGCAATATGAAAGTTTCATTTTGCCCCTCGCTGTGATCTTTTCACTTCCGGTTGGGGTGTTTGGTTCCTTTTTCATGCTGAAGCTGATGGGACTGGACAATGATATATATGCCCAGATCGGATTGATCATGCTGGTAGGTTTGCTGGGAAAAAATGCCGTATTGATCGTGGAGTTTGCCGTGCAGAAGCATCGGCATGGAGCCACCATTTTTGAGGCGGCCATTGAAGGTGCGAAGGTCCGTTTCAGACCGATTTTGATGACCTCATTTGCCTTTATTGCGGGATTGATTCCATTGGTAATAGCTACGGGAGCCGGAGCCATTGGCAACCGCACCATTGGATCCTCTGCCCTTGGCGGAATGTTACTGGGAACCATTTTCGGGGTAATCATTATCCCGGGCCTTTATTACATTTTCGGAAGTCTGGCGGATGGTCGTCAAATGATCCGTGATGAATACGACAGGCCTTTGTCGGAAGTACCTCAACACAAAAAATCAAATGAAAATGACCACAGCGCTTAG
- a CDS encoding efflux RND transporter periplasmic adaptor subunit gives MNRIFILMSFCTVLLYTSCESHKEHHHEETKFLVTSPIRMDTSITKDYVCQIRSIQHIELRALEKGYLQNIYVDEGQFVKKGQLMFQIMPRLYEAELRKAQAEASFIEIEYQNTKRLAESNVVAPNELALAAAKLEKAKAEVALAEVHLSFTQIRAPFDGIMDRFHVRLGSLVDEGELLTEISDNSAMWVYFNVPEAEYLDFESNVKATEKTVVKLLMANNKLFAHEGVVETIEAEFNNETGNIAFRATFPNPKRLLRHGETGNVLMTTPLKGALLIPQKSTFEILDKRYVFVVDEENKIRSRAISIVAEMPHIYVIQDGLDENDKILLEGLRLVRENDEISYDFMEPLSVISNLELYSE, from the coding sequence ATGAATCGAATTTTCATTCTCATGAGCTTCTGTACAGTACTGCTCTACACAAGCTGTGAATCGCACAAAGAACATCACCACGAGGAAACTAAATTTTTGGTCACCAGTCCTATCCGAATGGACACCTCTATCACCAAGGATTACGTATGTCAGATCCGATCTATCCAGCACATAGAGCTGCGGGCTTTGGAAAAAGGTTATCTGCAAAACATCTATGTAGATGAGGGGCAGTTTGTGAAAAAAGGCCAGCTGATGTTTCAGATCATGCCCAGACTATATGAGGCTGAGCTGAGAAAGGCACAGGCTGAAGCCAGTTTTATCGAAATAGAATACCAAAACACCAAGAGGCTGGCAGAGAGCAATGTAGTGGCTCCCAATGAGCTGGCCCTGGCCGCAGCTAAACTCGAGAAGGCGAAAGCTGAAGTGGCTTTGGCGGAAGTTCACCTCAGTTTCACCCAAATCAGAGCCCCGTTTGATGGCATCATGGACCGGTTTCATGTGCGGCTGGGTAGTCTGGTGGATGAGGGAGAGCTGCTCACGGAGATTTCCGACAACAGTGCGATGTGGGTATATTTCAATGTGCCAGAGGCTGAATACCTCGATTTTGAATCCAATGTGAAGGCTACCGAAAAGACTGTGGTTAAGCTCCTGATGGCCAATAACAAATTGTTTGCGCACGAAGGGGTGGTAGAAACCATTGAAGCGGAGTTCAATAATGAAACAGGAAACATTGCCTTCAGAGCTACCTTCCCAAACCCCAAAAGGCTGCTGCGACATGGCGAAACGGGCAACGTGCTCATGACCACCCCGCTCAAAGGGGCGTTGCTGATCCCTCAGAAATCTACTTTCGAGATTCTGGATAAACGATACGTTTTTGTGGTGGATGAAGAAAATAAGATCCGCTCGAGAGCAATCAGTATTGTGGCTGAGATGCCGCACATCTATGTGATCCAGGATGGTCTGGATGAAAACGACAAGATACTTCTGGAAGGTCTGCGTCTGGTAAGGGAGAACGACGAGATCAGCTATGATTTCATGGAGCCCCTGTCCGTGATATCAAATTTGGAGCTGTATTCTGAATAA
- a CDS encoding type II toxin-antitoxin system VapC family toxin — MIGNKLFVDTNILIYLLNGDKEITQILEGKQLVISIITELELLAIPNLSDSEQTVIEELIGECQIINISSGIKKGAVEFRKTRKLKLPDAIIAASAFYSKLPLLTADKAFDRIQELDVIIYSAE; from the coding sequence ATGATTGGAAATAAGCTGTTTGTTGATACCAATATCCTGATTTATCTTTTGAATGGAGATAAGGAAATTACACAAATTCTTGAAGGGAAACAGCTGGTAATATCTATAATAACAGAACTCGAGTTACTGGCTATTCCGAATTTGTCAGACAGTGAGCAGACGGTAATCGAAGAACTCATTGGTGAGTGTCAAATAATTAATATCAGCTCAGGTATTAAGAAGGGAGCAGTTGAATTTCGTAAGACCAGAAAACTTAAATTACCAGACGCCATTATAGCAGCTTCTGCTTTCTATAGCAAATTGCCTCTGTTAACAGCCGATAAGGCATTTGACAGAATTCAGGAATTAGATGTAATTATATATTCGGCAGAATAA
- a CDS encoding type II toxin-antitoxin system RelE/ParE family toxin yields the protein MFSFSKDLDKIKKPKDLKSVAEIIELVKSAKSFEEVIGVKKLTGFEDAFRIRSGDYRIGVFVNGNTVEFARVAHRKDIYQIFP from the coding sequence TTGTTTTCCTTCAGTAAGGATCTCGACAAAATCAAGAAACCAAAGGACCTTAAATCTGTAGCCGAGATCATAGAGTTAGTTAAGTCAGCTAAGTCTTTTGAAGAGGTTATTGGTGTTAAGAAATTAACAGGATTTGAAGACGCATTTCGTATTCGTTCTGGAGATTATCGAATTGGTGTTTTCGTCAATGGAAATACTGTTGAATTTGCGAGAGTAGCGCACCGAAAAGACATCTATCAAATTTTTCCTTAA
- a CDS encoding HU family DNA-binding protein — protein sequence MAINYKVVSKRPAGIAGDKPTKYYPVLTKRKVANTRKIIDRISKNSTLSGADVVAVFESLRAIIPELLGSGMNVRLDGVGTFSIHARSKGQDTPEAVTSRDIDSLKISFLPDKDVKSMLKTIDFQKVK from the coding sequence ATGGCCATCAACTATAAAGTAGTCAGCAAAAGACCCGCCGGTATAGCCGGAGATAAACCGACCAAATATTACCCTGTGCTCACCAAACGGAAGGTGGCCAACACCCGGAAGATTATAGACAGGATCAGCAAGAACTCCACCCTGAGTGGCGCCGATGTAGTGGCGGTCTTCGAAAGCCTCAGAGCCATCATCCCCGAGCTGCTGGGCAGTGGCATGAATGTGCGACTGGATGGTGTGGGGACATTTAGCATCCATGCCCGGAGCAAAGGCCAGGACACCCCAGAGGCGGTGACTTCCAGAGACATAGACAGTCTCAAGATCAGCTTCCTGCCGGATAAGGATGTAAAATCCATGCTGAAGACCATCGATTTTCAGAAAGTAAAATAG
- a CDS encoding glutaminase, producing MTPDYDQIINEIYNELKDAPDEGTVADYIPDLAHIDRTKFGICLTTLDGKQNKVGDADEKFSLQSVTKVLSLSLVFSQLGNKVWDRVDVEPSGNGFNSIIQLEYENGFPRNPFINAGAIVIADMLVSLHKDPKAVFLNYIRGLCGNTDIQYNEKVALSEKSVGYGNYSLAYMIKSKGNLVNDVDEVLDFYFWQCSVEMTCAELAQTFLNFGETNVPFGHGNYMLTASQSRRMNALMLTCGFYDESGEFAFEVGLPGKSGVGGAIVALNPLRYCVSVWSPPLNVKGNSYKGMKALEMLTTKLGRSIF from the coding sequence ATGACACCCGATTACGATCAGATCATCAATGAAATTTACAATGAGCTGAAAGATGCTCCGGATGAAGGGACGGTCGCCGACTATATTCCCGATTTGGCGCACATTGACAGAACCAAGTTTGGTATTTGTCTGACTACTTTGGATGGCAAACAAAACAAAGTAGGGGATGCCGATGAAAAATTTTCCCTTCAGAGCGTGACAAAGGTGCTGTCACTGTCCCTGGTGTTCAGTCAATTGGGAAATAAGGTTTGGGATAGGGTAGATGTGGAGCCCTCCGGGAATGGGTTTAATTCGATCATTCAATTGGAGTATGAAAATGGTTTCCCCCGAAATCCATTTATCAATGCCGGAGCGATTGTTATCGCCGACATGTTGGTCAGCTTGCACAAAGATCCCAAGGCTGTCTTTCTGAACTATATTCGGGGGTTATGTGGCAATACGGACATCCAATACAATGAAAAGGTGGCTTTGTCTGAAAAAAGTGTCGGCTATGGAAACTATTCTCTGGCTTATATGATCAAATCCAAGGGGAACCTGGTGAACGATGTGGATGAGGTGCTGGACTTTTATTTCTGGCAGTGCTCCGTAGAGATGACCTGTGCAGAACTGGCACAGACCTTCCTGAACTTTGGAGAAACAAACGTTCCATTTGGCCATGGGAACTACATGCTCACAGCAAGTCAGTCCAGAAGAATGAATGCGCTCATGCTTACCTGCGGGTTCTACGACGAATCGGGTGAGTTCGCGTTTGAGGTGGGACTACCAGGCAAAAGTGGGGTAGGTGGCGCTATTGTGGCACTCAATCCTTTGAGGTATTGTGTAAGTGTATGGAGTCCTCCTTTGAATGTAAAAGGGAATTCGTATAAAGGAATGAAAGCGTTGGAAATGCTAACGACCAAATTAGGCAGATCCATTTTTTAG